In Desulfovibrio sp. TomC, the sequence CAGACCCGACGCCATCCTGTTTCAGCTCCACACCAACGACAGCATCAACAACGATTTCGCCCTGGAAAAGCAGAGCGTCATCAACAACAACTTTCATTTCCGGCCCTATCTGGCCGACGACGACACAACCGTCATTGCCTCGCCCTATGCCCACTGGTCCCAGGCCGTTCTTGACGCCACAGGACGGCTTTTGGGCAACAGGTCCCACATTATTTCAAGCATCCAGCACAATTTGCAACTGGTCCTCTATGCCAAATACAAAGACGCGTCCGTGGAACGCGCCATCGAGAGCGGTCAGGATCTGCCTGACTATGCCCACTCCCTGGCCGCGACCAGACGGGTGTTTGCAAAGGTCTGCCAAGCCAGCGGCGACACGCCGGTCTTTGCCTTCGTTCTCGGCGGCGGCCGCATCGCCAGGGATTTGACCCAGGCCCTGGCCGCCACCTGCGTCACGGTGCTGCCCGACGTCAGCGACGCGGCATTCGCCCAACGCCCCGACGAACCGGCCCGACTGGCCGCCGACTGCGGCCATCTGAGCGCCTACGGCAACGCCCGGCTGGCCGATCTGCTGGCGGACCGGCTGCAACCCTACGCGGACAAGCTGTTCCCAGGCAAAAGCGCGGCGTCGGCAGCCGGCCCGGACGCAGCGGCCAACCCCAGCCCGTAACGCGCTGCCGACGACCGTCCTCCCGAGAAGGACAACGGCGGCAGCGGGGCTGTTGCAGCGGCTCGGCTCGGCCCCGGCCCGATGCCGGCTCCCGCCTCCGCAATGGCCGATGCCCCGGTCTCCCCATCGGCCCGCAGCGGGTTTTGCGACTTGCCATGGCCGGCTCCTGGCGCTACAAAACGGCCGTTGTCCTCAGGGCGGGGTGAAAGTCCCCACCGGCGGTATCCCGGGGAACCGGGGAGCCCGCGAGCGCTCCCGGCCGTCAGCGGTCGGGGGGTCAGCAGACCTGGTGCGAAGCCAGGGCCGACGGTTACAGTCCGGATGGAAGAGGAGGAGACGGCAATCCCCGTCGCCGGGGTCTCCGGCGCGAGTCCGGCGCAGCGCCTGCGTTCTGCCCGGTCGTCTGTTTTTCCGCCCTGGTTCTGGCCCGTAAACCTCTTGTTTTGGAGAGCGCCATGAATCAGCCATTTTCCGATGTTGATGCGTCCATTGCCCGCACACGGGCCGCCATTTTTGCCATGCGCCAAGGCCGGGGCATTGTGGTGGCCGATGATCTCGACCGCGAAAACGAGGGCGACCTCATCTTCGCCGCCGACACCCTGACCGTGCCGCAGATGGCCATGCTCATTCGCGAATGCAGCGGCATCGTCTGCCTGTGCCTGACCGAAGACAAGGCCCGGCAGCTGGAACTGCCGCCCATGGTCGCGGTCAACACCTGCAAAAACGGCACAGCCTTTACCGTCACCATCGAGGCGGCAACCGGCGTCACCACCGGCGTGTCGGCCGCCGACCGGGTGACCACGGTCAAGACCGCTGCCGCGCCGGACGCCAAACCCGGCCATCTGGCCCGGCCCGGGCATGTGTTCCCGCTTATTGCCAAGCCCGGCGGCGTCATGACCCGGCGCGGCCACACCGAGGCCACGGTGGACATGTGCCGGCTGGCCGGACATTCGCCTTGCGGCGTCTTGTGCGAACTGACCAACCCCGACGGCACCATGGCCAAGGGCGAGCAGCTGACCGCCTTTGCCGCCGCCCATGACTTCCCGCTGGTCACCGTGGCCGACATCGTGGCCT encodes:
- a CDS encoding SGNH/GDSL hydrolase family protein, coding for MPPSPSQPSPARTIRQFWLCVAISLLALVVAFGLAEIVFRLKNHIPLTWDTPGLYADDAALGWRVKPHYREEKQSRDCAGEPYPLAFSTMDHGFREYGDTRALKKLLILGDSFTLNRDVSDGQTYSAILGRRLGCTVFTYGSGGYGSLQEYGILAENLARIRPDAILFQLHTNDSINNDFALEKQSVINNNFHFRPYLADDDTTVIASPYAHWSQAVLDATGRLLGNRSHIISSIQHNLQLVLYAKYKDASVERAIESGQDLPDYAHSLAATRRVFAKVCQASGDTPVFAFVLGGGRIARDLTQALAATCVTVLPDVSDAAFAQRPDEPARLAADCGHLSAYGNARLADLLADRLQPYADKLFPGKSAASAAGPDAAANPSP
- the ribB gene encoding 3,4-dihydroxy-2-butanone-4-phosphate synthase, which produces MNQPFSDVDASIARTRAAIFAMRQGRGIVVADDLDRENEGDLIFAADTLTVPQMAMLIRECSGIVCLCLTEDKARQLELPPMVAVNTCKNGTAFTVTIEAATGVTTGVSAADRVTTVKTAAAPDAKPGHLARPGHVFPLIAKPGGVMTRRGHTEATVDMCRLAGHSPCGVLCELTNPDGTMAKGEQLTAFAAAHDFPLVTVADIVAFRQSSGDL